One genomic segment of Pogoniulus pusillus isolate bPogPus1 chromosome 21, bPogPus1.pri, whole genome shotgun sequence includes these proteins:
- the PSMG4 gene encoding proteasome assembly chaperone 4, producing the protein MEEEEAAGDGATAAGGIALHDFSGRLGEQRVHFHAMRLQDSLFLWVGAAPALASLAVAMCSPRDSIPVAASLLGDPSDTASASLARRLASKTKKQIFVSYNLQNTDSSFTLLIENRIKEEMMAFPEKF; encoded by the exons atggaggaggaggaggcggcgggAGACGGGGCCACGGCGGCGGGCGGCATCGCCCTGCACGACTTCAGCGGGCGGCTGGGCGAGCAGCGGGTGCATTTCCACGCCATGAGGCTGCAGGATTCGCTGTTCCTCTGGGTGGGAGCCGCGCCCGCCCTCGCCAGCCTGGCCGTCGCCATGTGCAGTCCCCGG GACAGCATCCCGGTGGCCGCCTCGCTGCTGGGGGACCCGTCCGACACCGCCTCCGCCTCTCTCGCCCGACGCTTGG CCAGCAAGACCAAAAAACAGATCTTTGTCAGCTACAATCTTCAGAACACAGACAGCAGTTTCACCTTGCTCATAGAGAACAGGATCAAAGAAGAGATGATGGCTTTCCCAGAGAAGTTTTGA